The Euphorbia lathyris chromosome 3, ddEupLath1.1, whole genome shotgun sequence genome contains a region encoding:
- the LOC136222333 gene encoding septin and tuftelin-interacting protein 1 homolog 1, with product MDDYQDMERFGMENDFEDSQWINGEFYYRSRKEKRKQTKDDVLYGVFADYSDSDDEGGSGRKRKKDRDFGRKADLTKPVNFVSTGTIMPNQEIEKEEPENMFVKDNDRPGLGSGSGMGLGFNSGVKRSDDGGEEDEEDIFLPSEFGRRIKEGAQKREKERLEKKEKGGGKKKELKAGDVGEFEKHTKGIGMRLLEKMGYAGGGLGKNAQGIVAPIEAKKRPTNMGIGFNDFKEASAKLALVEEEKKSTNQSQIQSQTTGKAKQRLWMRGKKKKQEEYITAEELLAQKEEQGFEVVQKVLDMRGPQVRVLTNLENLNAEEEARENDIPMPELQHNVRLIVDMVELDIQKIDRDLRNERETAISLQKEKEKLDLEASRQKKQLDNMEEIMNLLSHIEEQNSSGNLTLDLLANYFIGLRREFADDYKLCNLSSIACSFALPLFIRIFQEWDPLRKPFHGFEVVELWKNVLQDEDSNDIWSVATPYAQLVSEVVVPAVRISGINTWEPRDPEPMLKFLETWEKLLPAVVIQNILDIVVLPKLSRAVETWDPRRETIPIHVWVHPWLPQLGQKLEYLYEKIRMKLSMVLGDWHASDSSAFAILSPWRTVFDAGSWESLMRRFILPKLELALQEFQINPARQNLDHFNWVMAWTCAIPIHLMVDLMERFFFVKWLQVLYHWLCSNPNLQEVHQWYIGWKGLLPPELQAHENIRYQFTLGLNMIDRALEGMEVLQPGLRENLSYLRAQEQKQFEAQQRATAHSQQQAATGSTTHTDGTSAGLEMTLKEVVEAHAQHHGLLFKPKPGRTYNGHQIYGYGNISIYVDSVHQRLYAQKEEDWFLTNLDKLLEMHKTTATKKR from the coding sequence ATGGATGATTACCAGGACATGGAGAGATTTGGCATGGAGAATGATTTCGAGGATAGCCAATGGATTAATGGCGAGTTTTATTACCGGAGCCGCAAAGAGAAAAGGAAGCAAACCAAAGATGACGTTCTTTATGGGGTTTTTGCAGACTATTCCGATTCTGATGATGAAGGCGGCAGCGGCCGAAAGCGTAAAAAGGATCGCGATTTCGGGCGGAAGGCTGACCTTACTAAGCCTGTCAATTTCGTCTCAACAGGTACCATAATGCCAAACCAGGAAATCGAAAAAGAGGAGCCTGAGAATATGTTTGTCAAGGACAATGACAGGCCTGGTTTAGGGTCGGGATCAGGGATGGGCTTAGGGTTTAATAGTGGGGTTAAAAGGAGTGACGACGGCGGCGAGGAAGATGAGGAGGATATTTTCTTGCCGAGTGAGTTTGGTAGGAGGATAAAAGAAGGCGCACAGAAGAGGGAGAAGGAGAGAttggagaagaaagagaagggaGGAGGGAAAAAGAAGGAATTGAAAGCTGGCGATGTTGGGGAGTTTGAGAAGCATACAAAAGGAATTGGGATGAGGTTGCTGGAGAAAATGGGTTATGCAGGAGGAGGATTGGGGAAGAATGCTCAAGGGATTGTAGCCCCTATTGAAGCAAAGAAAAGGCCAACTAATATGGGTATTGGGTTCAACGATTTTAAAGAAGCTTCAGCTAAGTTAGCTCTAGTAGAGGAAGAAAAGAAGAGCACGAATCAAAGCCAAATTCAGAGTCAAACTACGGGAAAAGCAAAGCAGAGGCTATGGATgagggggaagaagaagaagcaagaGGAGTATATAACAGCCGAGGAGCTGTTAGCACAGAAGGAGGAACAGGGTTTTGAAGTTGTACAGAAGGTGCTTGATATGCGCGGTCCACAGGTGAGAGTTTTGACAAATCTGGAGAATCTGAATGCTGAAGAGGAAGCTAGGGAAAATGATATTCCAATGCCAGAACTTCAGCACAATGTCAGGTTGATTGTTGACATGGTAGAGCTTGATATTCAGAAAATCGATAGAGATTTGAGAAATGAGAGGGAAACAGCTATTAGCTTGCAAAAGGAGAAGGAGAAATTGGATCTAGAGGCATCACGCCAGAAGAAACAACTGGATAACATGGAGGAGATCATGAACTTGTTGAGCCACATTGAGGAACAAAATTCCTCTGGAAACTTGACTTTGGATCTATTAGCCAACTATTTTATAGGGTTGCGAAGGGAGTTTGCAGATGATTACAAGCTTTGCAACTTGTCATCAATTGCCTGTTCATTTGCTTTGCCTTTGTTTATTAGAATATTTCAGGAGTGGGATCCTCTCCGAAAACCATTCCATGGATTCGAAGTGGTAGAATTATGGAAGAATGTCTTGCAGGACGAGGACAGTAATGATATATGGAGTGTGGCTACACCTTATGCACAGTTAGTGTCAGAAGTAGTTGTTCCTGCGGTAAGAATATCTGGTATTAATACTTGGGAGCCTAGGGATCCTGAACCAATGCTTAAATTTTTGGAGACTTGGGAAAAGTTACTACCTGCAGTAGTTATCCAGAATATATTGGATATTGTTGTCCTGCCAAAATTGTCTCGAGCTGTGGAGACGTGGGATCCTCGTCGGGAAACTATCCCAATTCATGTTTGGGTGCATCCATGGCTGCCTCAGTTGGGACAAAAATTGGAATATTTGTATGAGAAGATCCGTATGAAGCTGAGTATGGTTCTTGGTGATTGGCATGCAAGTGATTCATCTGCTTTTGCTATCCTGTCACCATGGAGAACAGTGTTTGATGCAGGCAGTTGGGAAAGTCTTATGCGCAGATTTATACTTCCGAAGTTGGAGCTTGCATTACAAGAGTTCCAGATAAACCCTGCTCGTCAGAATCTTGACCATTTTAACTGGGTTATGGCATGGACTTGTGCCATTCCAATTCATCTAATGGTCGATCTGATGGAAAGGTTTTTCTTTGTCAAGTGGCTGCAGGTTTTGTATCATTGGTTGTGTTCAAATCCAAACTTACAGGAGGTTCATCAATGGTACATAGGATGGAAGGGACTCCTTCCACCAGAGCTACAGGCACATGAAAATATTAGGTATCAATTTACGCTTGGTCTCAACATGATTGACCGGGCACTTGAAGGCATGGAAGTGCTTCAACCTGGCTTGAGGGAGAACCTTAGTTATCTTAGGGCACAGGAGCAAAAGCAGTTTGAGGCTCAGCAGAGAGCTACAGCTCATTCTCAGCAGCAAGCAGCCACAGGAAGTACTACTCATACAGATGGTACGTCTGCTGGTCTGGAGATGACTTTGAAAGAAGTGGTAGAAGCCCATGCTCAGCATCATGGCTTGCTATTTAAGCCTAAACCTGGCAGAACATATAATGGTCACCAGATTTATGGATACGGTAACATTAGCATATATGTAGACTCTGTGCATCAGAGGCTGTATGCCCAAAAAGAGGAAGATTGGTTCCTAACAAACCTTGATAAGCTGCTCGAGATGCATAAAACTACGGCTACAAAGAAACGATGA
- the LOC136224716 gene encoding uncharacterized protein isoform X1, with protein sequence MECKQGMSRSQGQKRKQPESDSPAQSLTEHERTLYDVIRSKQDMGIWTRDMKRETNLPDNVVNKSLKVLQAKSLIKEVVNIQNKGRKHYMATEFQPSKEISGGTWYVEGSLDTEFIKLLKELCKKQIYKLKVATLEGVTDSIKRSGVFNTELTKQQIDEIVRALVLDNEIIEVKSNGMGEFSCIPIGKVCYKCVSKGSIGGDPRVGAMASIPCGVCPRISQCTPDGIISPQTCSYYSKWLEF encoded by the exons aTGGAATGTAAACAAG GAATGAGCCGATCACAGGGACAAAAACGAAAACAGCCAGAGTCAGATTCTCCAGCTCAATCTCTGACGGAACATGAGCGTACACTCTATGATGTGATAAGAAGCAAGCAAGACATGGGAATCTGGACCCGAGACATGAAGCGAGAAACTAACCTTCCAGACAATGTGGTAAATAAATCATTGAAGGTGCTTCAGgcaaaaagtttgataaaagAGGTGGTTAACATTCAAAATAAGGGGAGGAAACATTACATGGCAACGGAATTTCAGCCTTCAAAAGAAATATCTGGAGGAACATGGTATGTTGAAGGAAGCCTTGATACAGAGTTCATAAAGCTTCTGAAAGAGCTGTGCAAGAAGCAAATATATAAGCTGAAAGTTGCTACACTGGAAGGTGTTACTGATTCCATCAAAAGGAGTGGAGTCTTTAATACGGAATTAACAAAACAACAAATCGACGAGATCGTAAGAGCGTTGGTGTTGGATAATGAGATCATAGAAGTGAAGAGTAATGGGATGGGTGAGTTCTCTTGTATACCAATTGGCAAAGTTTGCTATAAATGCGTTAGCAAGGGAAGCATCGGAGGGGATCCCAGAGTCGGGGCGATGGCTTCAATACCGTGTGGAGTTTGTCCAAGGATAAGTCAATGCACACCTGATGGAATTATATCTCCACAAACTTGTTCCTACTATAGCAAGTGGTTGGAGTTTTAA
- the LOC136224716 gene encoding uncharacterized protein isoform X2, translating into MSRSQGQKRKQPESDSPAQSLTEHERTLYDVIRSKQDMGIWTRDMKRETNLPDNVVNKSLKVLQAKSLIKEVVNIQNKGRKHYMATEFQPSKEISGGTWYVEGSLDTEFIKLLKELCKKQIYKLKVATLEGVTDSIKRSGVFNTELTKQQIDEIVRALVLDNEIIEVKSNGMGEFSCIPIGKVCYKCVSKGSIGGDPRVGAMASIPCGVCPRISQCTPDGIISPQTCSYYSKWLEF; encoded by the coding sequence ATGAGCCGATCACAGGGACAAAAACGAAAACAGCCAGAGTCAGATTCTCCAGCTCAATCTCTGACGGAACATGAGCGTACACTCTATGATGTGATAAGAAGCAAGCAAGACATGGGAATCTGGACCCGAGACATGAAGCGAGAAACTAACCTTCCAGACAATGTGGTAAATAAATCATTGAAGGTGCTTCAGgcaaaaagtttgataaaagAGGTGGTTAACATTCAAAATAAGGGGAGGAAACATTACATGGCAACGGAATTTCAGCCTTCAAAAGAAATATCTGGAGGAACATGGTATGTTGAAGGAAGCCTTGATACAGAGTTCATAAAGCTTCTGAAAGAGCTGTGCAAGAAGCAAATATATAAGCTGAAAGTTGCTACACTGGAAGGTGTTACTGATTCCATCAAAAGGAGTGGAGTCTTTAATACGGAATTAACAAAACAACAAATCGACGAGATCGTAAGAGCGTTGGTGTTGGATAATGAGATCATAGAAGTGAAGAGTAATGGGATGGGTGAGTTCTCTTGTATACCAATTGGCAAAGTTTGCTATAAATGCGTTAGCAAGGGAAGCATCGGAGGGGATCCCAGAGTCGGGGCGATGGCTTCAATACCGTGTGGAGTTTGTCCAAGGATAAGTCAATGCACACCTGATGGAATTATATCTCCACAAACTTGTTCCTACTATAGCAAGTGGTTGGAGTTTTAA